In Priestia megaterium NBRC 15308 = ATCC 14581, the following proteins share a genomic window:
- a CDS encoding DUF2254 domain-containing protein yields the protein MNTFRWIAARKQLSPRAFKDELTSQIWFSPLIYAFFSVLLAVLTLFLDYYCKVGEKVPSFFSINMDLTNTLVSTIMPGILSITTFTFNLMLVVFTSFAAQFSPRVLKNFASSKSTQRILGIFIGSFLYTLFVFLFLNSSQVNGYFAIPFVTTALSVFSAGTFVYFINHSVRWLQVNHMTQSMKTASIKAIKTTIREELEIHRTKSSHSEQFSFPEGEKKPVCIQTSGYIQTLNYSRLIHCAKEHNLVIKMEREVGDYVLSGTVLFYYWHRDSTEHDEMDCTVFHQYIHVGKSQTDIQDTTYIITKFVEMAVKSLGNDDFKTAVNSIHQISDILREICEVSQFSSYLVDDSGVIRMVIPDKKFEDFLYDGFANIRHYARRNIIITMELLKTLGNLAEAIGPAYYDDIWEFAVYISKGFEEEYLFVQDKKYFLHILCDLAVSTKKEEQYEQIAKQMKE from the coding sequence ATGAATACATTTAGATGGATAGCGGCAAGGAAACAGCTTTCTCCTCGTGCTTTTAAAGATGAATTAACTAGTCAAATATGGTTTAGTCCCTTAATTTATGCTTTTTTTTCTGTTCTTTTAGCTGTGCTGACGCTGTTTCTCGACTATTACTGCAAAGTAGGAGAGAAGGTTCCTTCATTTTTTTCAATCAACATGGATTTAACCAATACGTTAGTAAGTACGATTATGCCGGGAATTCTATCGATTACGACGTTTACCTTCAACTTAATGCTTGTTGTATTTACATCATTTGCAGCTCAGTTTTCTCCTCGCGTGTTAAAAAACTTTGCTTCTTCTAAGTCTACTCAGCGAATTCTGGGTATTTTCATAGGGAGTTTTTTGTATACACTTTTTGTGTTTTTATTTTTAAACAGCTCTCAAGTAAACGGATATTTTGCGATTCCGTTTGTGACGACAGCCCTGTCTGTTTTTAGTGCGGGTACGTTTGTCTACTTTATTAATCATTCTGTTAGGTGGCTGCAAGTAAATCATATGACTCAATCGATGAAAACAGCGTCCATAAAAGCGATTAAGACAACGATTCGAGAGGAACTGGAGATTCACCGAACAAAGTCTAGTCATAGCGAACAATTTTCTTTTCCAGAAGGAGAGAAAAAGCCGGTATGTATTCAAACATCCGGCTATATTCAAACGCTGAACTACAGCCGATTGATTCACTGCGCCAAAGAGCATAATTTAGTTATAAAAATGGAGCGTGAAGTAGGGGATTATGTGCTCAGCGGAACCGTATTGTTTTATTATTGGCATAGAGATTCGACAGAGCACGATGAAATGGATTGTACCGTCTTTCACCAATATATCCATGTAGGGAAATCTCAGACTGATATTCAAGATACTACGTATATCATTACGAAGTTTGTGGAGATGGCAGTTAAATCACTGGGGAATGATGATTTCAAAACGGCGGTTAACTCCATTCATCAAATTAGCGATATTCTTCGGGAAATTTGTGAAGTTAGTCAATTTTCTTCTTATTTAGTGGATGACAGCGGCGTGATACGAATGGTGATTCCTGATAAAAAATTTGAGGACTTTTTATATGATGGATTCGCTAATATCCGGCACTATGCGAGACGGAATATTATCATCACGATGGAGCTGCTCAAAACGCTTGGAAATCTCGCTGAGGCCATTGGACCGGCTTATTACGACGATATTTGGGAGTTTGCTGTATACATTTCTAAAGGCTTTGAAGAAGAGTATTTATTTGTTCAAGATAAAAAGTACTTTTTGCATATTCTTTGTGATTTAGCGGTTTCTACAAAAAAAGAAGAGCAATATGAACAAATCGCCAAACAGATGAAGGAATAA
- a CDS encoding TPM domain-containing protein, translating into MKFLASFALLLSLLCNMVSVAFAAPDIPNPVGDIYVQDFAHLLNDQEKAEINQMGRKLDDETKAQVAILTVNSLGDADVEEYANEAFRKYKLGDKKLNNGVLILLAKKERKIRIEVGYGLEGAITDIKSGEILDSYAIPNLKNGKYDTALESTYKAVYNQVVKEYDLGTDFEQKVPKASPPSDSGVHLTTLQTLLIAAVIVGLLILDFVFFKGAITQFLLNFLVIFGGRGGGGGNGSGPRGGGGGSSGGGGASRGW; encoded by the coding sequence ATGAAATTTCTTGCTTCGTTTGCTTTATTATTGTCTCTTTTATGTAATATGGTAAGCGTTGCTTTTGCTGCACCTGATATTCCAAATCCGGTAGGCGATATTTACGTTCAAGATTTTGCTCATTTATTAAACGATCAGGAAAAAGCTGAAATAAACCAAATGGGCAGAAAATTGGATGATGAAACGAAAGCTCAAGTAGCGATTCTTACCGTGAATTCATTAGGTGATGCGGATGTAGAAGAGTACGCGAATGAAGCGTTTCGAAAGTACAAACTAGGTGATAAAAAGCTGAACAATGGCGTTCTTATTTTGCTCGCTAAAAAAGAACGAAAAATCCGAATCGAAGTAGGATATGGGTTAGAAGGAGCTATCACCGATATCAAATCGGGAGAAATTTTAGATTCTTATGCTATTCCTAACTTGAAAAATGGAAAATACGATACGGCGCTAGAAAGCACATACAAAGCTGTTTATAACCAAGTGGTGAAAGAGTATGATTTAGGAACAGATTTTGAACAAAAAGTGCCAAAAGCATCTCCGCCCTCTGATAGCGGTGTTCATTTAACAACTCTTCAAACGCTGCTGATTGCAGCTGTTATTGTGGGCTTACTTATTCTAGACTTCGTCTTTTTTAAAGGAGCGATCACGCAATTTCTGCTAAACTTCCTTGTCATATTTGGAGGAAGAGGCGGTGGCGGTGGCAACGGCAGCGGTCCTCGCGGAGGGGGAGGCGGCAGCTCTGGAGGCGGCGGAGCGAGCCGGGGCTGGTAA